A window of the Balaenoptera acutorostrata chromosome 13, mBalAcu1.1, whole genome shotgun sequence genome harbors these coding sequences:
- the DSG2 gene encoding desmoglein-2, with protein MALGAGGALLLLLICFNFGDGLHLEALHSRNENKLLPKHTHSVRQKRSWLTAPVALREGEDLSRKNPIAKIHSDLAEEKNLKITYKYTGKGITEPPLGVFVFNKDTGELNVTTILDREETPFFLLIGHGLDEKGNNLEKPIELRIKVLDINDNEPVFTQDVFVGSVEELSAANTLVMKITATDADEPNTLNSKISYRLVSQKPANSPLFYLNKDTGEVYTTSITLDREEHSSYTLTVEARDGNGQVTDKPGKQAQVQIRILDVNDNIPVVENKVYEGTVEENKANVEVLRIKVFDADEVGSDNWLANFTFASGNEGGYFHIETDTQTNEGIVTLIKEVDYEEMKNLDFSIFVTNKAAFHKSVKNKYKPTSIPIKVKVKNVKEGIYFKSSIIRFPTSESVEKSSQSQIMGKFQAFDGDTGQVARVKYAKFEDIDNWISVNSATSEIRLVKIPDYESRYVQNGTYTAKILAMTEEYPRKTITGTIIIMVEDINDNCPTLVDPVQMVCDDVQYVNVTAEDLDGPQNSWPFSFSVIDKPAGMAERWKIVSRESTSVLLQQKEPTLGRSDIRLLIADSKGFSCPEKQILKLTVCKCVEGGSCVEMWYDSSVGLGPAAIALIMFALLLLLLVPLLLLMCHCGKGAKHFTPIPGTIEMLHPWNNEGAPPEDKAVVPLLGADHRDSAAVGGGTGAVTTKDATVKGSSSAPFIKGQHEMSEVDGRWEEYRSLVSGGATQVTGTTGALMTTETLRTTRAAAASREVAGARAAAVAVNEEFLRSYFTEKAASYTEEDDIHAAKDCLLVYSQEETDSLQGSIGCCSFIEGELDDSFLDDLGLKFKTLAEVCLGQNIEMDMEIEQRPKPVRETDMKAASHSFYEQTRVNSENTYPSGSSFQVPKPLREANTEKVTQEIVTEKSVSSRQAQKVAAPLSDPLASGNVIVTETSYATGSTVPLSSVVLDPRRSEGLMVTERVYAPAAPLGEQQYASEGSIVVTERVIQPHGGSPGPLEGTPHLPDAHYVMVRERERFLAPSSSVQPPLAAHSVAVGQNVTVTERVLTPASTLQSNYQIPAETSVMAKKTVVSGAGVPGPLPDSGFEESSHSNYTITTSSTRVSKPSTVQQSFS; from the exons atctGCTTTAACTTTGGAGATGGACTCCATTTAGAG gcCTTACActcaagaaatgaaaataagctgCTTCCTAAACATACTCACTCAGTGAGGCAAAAGCGCTCTTGGCTCACTGCCCCTGTGGCTCTTCGGGAAGGAGAGGATCTGTCCAGGAAGAATCCGATTGCCAAG ATACATTCTGATCttgcagaagaaaaaaacctaaaaattacatacaaataCACTGGAAAAGGGATCACAGAGCCACCTCTTGGTGTGTTTGTCTTTAATAAAGACACCGGAGAATTGAACGTTACCACCATTCTAGATCGAGAAGAAACACCATTTTTTCTG CTAATTGGTCATGGTTTGGATGAGAAAGGAAACAACTTAGAGAAACCAATAGAACTCCGAATTAAAGTTCTTGACATCAATGACAATGAGCCAGTGTTCACACAGGACGTCTTTGTTGGGTCTGTTGAAGAGCTGAGTGCAGCAA ATACACTCGTGATGAAAATCACCGCAACAGATGCAGATGAGCCCAACACTCTGAATTCTAAAATTTCCTATAGACTCGTATCTCAGAAGCCTGCTAATTCTCCATTGTTTTACCTAAATAAAGATACAGGAGAGGTTTATACAACCAGTATTACCTTGGACAGAGag GAACACAGCAGCTATACTTTGACGGTAGAAGCAAGAGATGGCAATGGACAAGTAACAGATAAACCAGGAAAACAAGCTCAAGTTCAGATTCGTATTTTGGACGTCAATGACAATATACCTGTAGTCGAAAATAAAGTg TATGAAGGAACAGTTGAAGAAAACAAAGCCAATGTAGAAGTTTTACGCATAAAAGTGTTCGATGCAGATGAAGTAGGCTCCGATAATTGGTTAGCCAATTTTACTTTTGCATCAGGAAATGAAGGGGGTTATTTCCACATAGAAACTGATACTCAAACTAATGAAGGAATCGTGACCCTTATTAAG GAAGTAGATTATGAAGAAATGAAGAATCTTGACTTCAGCATTTTTGTCACTAACAAAGCAGCTTTTCACAAATCAGTTAAGAATAAATATAAGCCTACATCCATTCCGATCAAAGTCAaagtgaaaaatgtgaaagaaggcatttattttaaaagcagcataATCCGATTTCCCACTAGTGAGAGCGTGGAAAAATCAAGCCAAAGCCAAATAATGGGAAAATTTCAAGCTTTTGACGGCGACACTGGACAAGTAGCCCGTGTAAA ATATGCCAAATTTGAAGATATAGACAATTGGATCTCTGTGAATTCTGCCACCTCTGAAATTAGACTTGTAAAAATTCCTGATTATGAATCCAGATATGTCCAAAATGGTACATACACTGCAAAGATTTTGGCTATGACAGAAG aatatcCTAGAAAAACCATCACTGGCACTATTATTATCATGGTTGAAGACATCAATGACAATTGTCCCACACTGGTCGACCCTGTGCAGATGGTCTGTGATGACGTGCAATATGTGAACGTGACCGCAGAGGACCTGGACGGACCCCAAAACAGCTGGCCTTTCAGTTTCTCTGTCATTGACAAACCAGCTGGAATGGCAGAAAGGTGGAAAATAGTAAGCCGAGAAA GTACCAGCGTGCTACTGCAACAAAAGGAACCAACGCTTGGGAGGAGTGACATTCGCTTGCTGATTGCAGATAGTAAAGGCTTCAGCTGCCCTGAAAAGCAGATCCTTAAACTCACAGTCTGCAAGTGTGTGGAAGGCGGTAGCTGTGTAGAAATGTGGTATGACTCCTCCGTTGGCCTCGGGCCTGCAGCAATCGCGCTTATAATGTTTGCCCTTCTGCTCTTGCTGC TTGTACCACTTCTACTACTGATGTGCCACTGTGGGAAGGGTGCCAAACACTTTACCCCCATCCCTGGTACCATAGAGATGCTGCATCCTTGGAACAACGAAGGGGCACCACCGGAAGACAAG GCAGTGGTGCCTCTTCTAGGGGCAGACCACAGAGACAGTGCAGCTGTAGGCGGTGGGACAGGAGCTGTGACAACCAAGGATGCTACCGTGAAAGGAAGCAGCTCCGCTCCCTTTATCAAAGGGCAGCATGAGATGTCCGAGGTGGACGGCCGATGGGAAGAATACAGAAGCCTCGTCTCAGGGGGGGCCACCCAGGTCACAGGGACAACAGGAGCCTTGATGACCACGGAAACCCTTAGGACCACGAGAGCCGCAGCGGCTTCTAGAGAAGTGGCCGGAGCTCGAGCAGCTGCGGTGGCAGTGAACGAGGAATTCTTAAGAAGTTATTTCACTGAA AAAGCTGCCTCTTATACCGAGGAAGATGACATTCACGCAGCCAAAGATTGCCTTCTGGTTTACTCTCAGGAAGAAACTGACTCTCTCCAGGGTTCCATTGGCTGTTGCAGTTTTATTGAAGGAGAGCTAGATGACAGCTTCTTAGATGACTTAGGATTGAAATTCAAGACACTCGCTGAAGTTTGCTTGGGTCAAAATATAGAGATGGATATGGAAATCGAGCAGAGGCCAAAACCTGTGAGAGAAACAGACATGAAGGCAGCTTCACATTCATTCTATGAGCAAACCAGGGTTAATTCCGAGAATACTTATCCCTCTGGTAGCAGCTTTCAAGTTCCAAAACCTTTGCGTGAAGCAAACACAGAGAAAGTCACTCAGGAAATAGTCACTGAAAAATCCGTGTCTTCTAGGCAGGCTCAAAAGGTAGCTGCACCACTTTCAGATCCATTGGCTTCTGGTAACGTGATAGTGACAGAAACTTCCTATGCCACGGGCTCCACGGTGCCACTGAGCAGTGTGGTCCTGGACCCCAGACGGTCCGAAGGCCTGATGGTGACGGAGCGGGTCTATGCCCCAGCGGCCCCCTTGGGAGAGCAGCAGTATGCTAGTGAGGGTAGCATCGTGGTTACTGAGAGAGTCATCCAGCCTCACGGGGGCTCACCCGGCCCCCTGGAGGGCACCCCGCACTTGCCCGATGCGCACTATGTTATGGTGCGGGAAAGAGAGCGCTTCCTCGCCCCCAGCTCCAGTGTGCAGCCCCCTCTGGCCGCGCACAGTGTAGCCGTAGGACAGAACGTGACAGTGACGGAAAGAGTGCTGACACCAGCTTCCACTCTGCAATCTAATTACCAGATTCCTGCTGAAACCTCTGTAATGGCCAAAAAGACTGTGGTTTCTGGAGCTGGAGTCCCGGGCCCTCTGCCAGACTCGGGCTTCGAGGAGTCTAGTCATTCTAATTATACGATAACCACATCTTCCACCAGGGTCTCCAAGCCTAGCACAGTCCAGCAGTCCTTCTCCTAA